In the genome of Oscarella lobularis chromosome 1, ooOscLobu1.1, whole genome shotgun sequence, one region contains:
- the LOC136184870 gene encoding lipoyl synthase, mitochondrial-like codes for MVTRVRTRSFPALSCAHMTVLRRQLATLSPEKRDLIRSGPGLGDFVRESTTLDAPPTNPAHLKRRKGERLGLPPWLRTKIPVGENYVRLKKSLRKLKLNTVCEEARCPNVGECWGGGETQTATATIMLLGDLCTRGCRFCSVKTARRPPPPDPNEPRNTAEAISEWGGLDYIVLTSVDRDDLPDGGAGHFAQTVIELKKRSPSLLVECLTPDFRGDKNAIATICRSGLDVFAHNVETVQELQWLVRDPRANYRQSIDVLVHAKTLRPDLITKTSIMLGLGETDEQIFKTMKEVRDAGVDCLTLGQYMQPTKRHLKVVEYVTPDKFAYWEKVANELGFLYTASGPLVRSSYRAGEFFIKNVLKERTSNKAIVQ; via the exons ATGGTTACCCGAGTGCGAACGAGATCGTTTCCTGCCTTATCCTGCGCTCATATG accgttcttcgtcgccaacTTGCTACATTGTCGCCGGAAAAACGCGATCTGATTCGTTCGGGGCCCGGATTGGGCGACTTCGTTCGCGAGAGCACGACCTTGGACGCTCCACCGACCAACCCCGCTCACctgaagaggagaaaaggcgaaag ACTCGGTCTTCCGCCGTGGCTTCGAACGAAAATTCCCGTCGGCGAGAACTACGTTCGACTGAAGAAGTCGttgagaaaattgaaattgaatacC GTATGCGAAGAGGCTCGGTGTCCGAACGTGGGCGAGTGttggggcggcggcgagacgcaAACAGCAACGGCAACCATCATG TTGTTGGGTGATTTGTGCACTCGGGGATGTCGCTTTTGTTCGGTAAAGACGGCGAgacgtccgccgccgcctgatCCAAATGAGCCAAGAAATACGGCGGAAGCTATTTCAGAATGGGGAGGATTAGACTACATTGTATTGACTTCGGTCGACAGAGACG aTTTGCCGGACGGCGGCGCTGGACATTTCGCTCAGACTGTCATAGAACTAAAGAAAAG GAGTCCGAGTTTGCTTGTTGAATGTCTCACACCCGACTTTCGAGGTGACAAAAATGCCATTGCTACAATATGTCGCTCCGGATTGGACGTCTTTGCGCACAACGTGGAAACAGTTCAAGAACTCCAATG gctCGTTCGTGATCCTCGAGCCAACTATAGGCAATCGATCGACGTTCTTGTTCACGCAAAGACCTTGAGACCCGATCTAAtaacgaagacgtcgatcaTGCTGGGTTTGGGCGAGACGGACGAACAAATATTCAAAACGATGAAGGAAGTTCGAGACGCCGGTGTGGATTGCCTCACGTTGGGTCAATACATGCAGCCGACAAAGCGACATCTCAAG GTGGTCGAATATGTGACTCCGGATAAATTTGCTTATTGGGAAAAGGTGGCGAATGAGCTTGGGTTTCTGTACACTGCAAGTGGGCCTCTTGTGCGATCTTCTTACAGAGCTG GGGAATTTTTCATCAAGAACGTTTTGAAGGAACGAACTTCAAATAAGGCTATCGTACAATAA
- the LOC136184890 gene encoding proteasome subunit beta type-4-like produces the protein MAYFPEFDDLRLRDAPGGLRGLTQRHDFAQSFDPTQRSSQPVVTGTSVLGLKYRDGVILAADTLGSYGSLARYRGVSRMLKIGEKTIVGATGDYADFQFLKDVINEKVLHDNLLNDGHTMLPTAVFSWLTRVLYNCRTELDPLWNVYVVGGVHEGKALLGYVDYVGVGYEAPTVATGYGSYIARPLLRDAYEKNPDMTEAEARDVMEKCMRVLYYRDARSLNRFEISLITNERCVIEEPKSTETSWEIGHMVKGYD, from the exons ATGGCTTATTTTCCAGAATTCGACGATTTGAGGCTTAGAGACGCTCCAGGTGGACTTCGAGGCCTAACGCAACGGCACGACTTCGCTCAAAGCTTCGATCCAACGCAGCGATCGAG TCAACCAGTCGTAACGGGAACGTCCGTCTTGGGTCTAAAGtatcgcgacggcgtcattTTGGCTGCGGATACCTTGGGATCTTACGGGTCATTGGCTCGTTATCGTGGAGTATCCCGCATGCTAAAAATTGGCGAGAAAACCATTGTCGGCGCAACCGGCGACTATGccgattttcaatttctcaaGGACGTGATAAATGAAAAAGT tTTGCATGACAATCTCCTAAATGACGGTCACACCATGTTACCCACCGCCGTTTTCTCGTGGCTCACTCGAGTTCTTTATAATTG TCGTACTGAATTGGATCCTTTATGGAATGTCTATGTCGTGGGCGGAGTTCACGAGGGAAAGGCGTTGCTAGGATACGTAGACTACGTGGGAGTGGGATACGAGGCTCCCACCGTGGCAACGGGATACGGATCCTACATAGCAAGA CCTCTTCTGCGCGATGCCTATGAGAAGAATCCGGACATGACTGAAGCAGAAGCGAGAGACGTCATGGAAAAGTGCATGCGCGTTCTCTACTATCGAGATGCAAGGTCACTCAATCGC tttgaaaTCAGTCTTATAACGAACGAAAGATGCGTCATAGAGGAACCCAAGTCTACAGAAACATCATGGGAAATAGGTCACATGGTCAA gggCTATgattga
- the LOC136194299 gene encoding ubiquitin-protein ligase E3A-like has protein sequence MRHNKKGKISKMSGKSAGKRQDRRKQARLLIERRFAELKKESPEMSDNVAAAQAVASVRGNAVATNHTSKSKKVTSPSPQTSKAPPESIPSGTEVQFFTLASLKALVSECQANDNYLPLVRKVGQVFSNADSLNSSFLSEGSFADGGSLSHQDDLTVDRRAARQAFELLTSLNQSNVQSSLINAMLMLADGIEMEIRYRRPSIDAPNYLNQFVIWLENPDIQSPEYLDAAFPRLCHVMAAFPVSHQKHLIRYWSSSEPAYLSQLIGSFQQLITLKLLSHSSAAAASAPPNHEPAVCDAVVCLGYVYLASLLGGTHQEASPISSESPVVLHDDANDDNNDEDDDDDDDEALPIPFGMFGFRSVTRQRHGRRRRRHVEGTKGGWDQLERLFGVPFQLIRCPLVGAEEFVNEVLNDSVNVREDFIIMKQSQQARLGGATGGGGFSFLNYPFVLKPEVKVQGLSWENRLKMQDQGRLTVLQMISGGYRNSPFLKLKINRETLIQDALLQLEMMAQESPQELKKQLFIEFEGEQGFDEGGVQKEFFQLVIEELFNPKYAMFSFVEESRECWFNPTSFENDSEYMLVGIMLGLAIYNHVILDLRFPMTVYRKLMGYPATFEDLKAFHPVLSASLVQLLESDENVEETFMCTFSINYTDVLGTVLTYDLKENGSQIPVTNENREEYVRLYADFVLNKMIEKQFSAFKRGFDMVVDENPLRVWFQPNELELLICGSEDLNFMALEESSLYDGGFTKDSQVIKWFWEIVHGFSEKQKKKLLSFATGSDRVPLGGLSKVKFIIAKNGADSDRLPTAHTCFNVLLLCEYSSKEKLEERLLKAITHAKGFGMI, from the exons ATGCGCCATaacaagaaaggaaaaatctcgaaaaTGTCGGGCAAATCCGCCGGGAAACGACAGGATAGACG GAAGCAAGCGCGCCTTCTAATCGAACGCCGCTTCGCCGAactgaaaaaagaatcgCCGGAAATGAGCGACAACGTCGCGGCGGCGCAAGCCGTCGCCTCGGTGCGAggaaacgccgtcgcaacGAACCACACCTCCAAGAGCaagaaagtgacgtcaccatcaCCCCAGACAAGCAAAGCCCCACCGGAATCGATACCGA gtggTACTGAAGTTCAGTTCTTTACATTGGCCAGTCTAAAGGCTCTCGTATCCGAATGCCAAGCGAACGACAACTACCTTCCTCTCGTGCGCAAAGTGGGCCAAGTCTTCTCCAACGCCGACTCGCTCAACTCGAGTTTTCTCAGCGAGGGTTccttcgccgacggcggctCCCTCTCGCATCAGGACGATCTCaccgtcgatcgacgcgccgcGCGACAGGCGTTCGAACTTCTCACGTCGCTCAATCAATCCAACGTCCAATCGTCGCTCATCAACGCGATGCTGATGCTCGCCGACGGCATCGAAATGGAAATACGCTATCGTCGtccgtcgatcgacgcgccgaACTATTTGAATCAATTCGTCATTTGGCTGGAGAATCCCGACATACAAAGTCCGGAGTATTTGGACGCGGCGTTTCCGCGTCTGTGTCACGTCATGGCCGCGTTTCCCGTATCACATCAGAAGCATCTGATTCGCTATTGGTCGTCGAGCGAACCGGCGTATCTCAGTCAGCTCATCGGTTCGTTTCAGCAGTTGATCACGTTGAAACTTCTCTCGCATTCGTCCGCAGCCGCCGCTTCGGCGCCGCCCAATCACGAACCCGCCGTTTGCGACGCAGTCGTCTGTCTTGGCTACGTCTATCTCGCAAGTCTCCTCGGCGGAACGCACCAGGAAGCGTCGCCCATCTCGTCAGAAAGTCCCGTCGTTCTCCATGACGACGCCAATGACGATAATAatgatgaagacgatgacgacgacgacgacgaagcccTGCCCATTCCCTTTGGAATGTTCGGTTTTCGTTCCGTAACGCGTCAACGTCacggtcgacgacgacgacgtcacgtcgaGGGAACGAAAGGCGGTTGGGATCAATTGGAACGTCTGTTTGGGGTCCCCTTTCAGTTGATACGCTGTCCGCTCGTCGGCGCGGAGGAGTTCGTCAATGAAGTGCTCAACGACAGCGTTAACGTTCGCGAAGACTTTATTATTATGAAGCAGTCGCAGCAGGCGCGCTTGGGTGGCGCGACGGGCGGCGGAggattttcgtttttgaattATCCGTTTGTGTTGAAGCCGGAAGTGAAGGTGCAGGGCCTCTCGTGGGAGAATCGGCTTAAGATGCAGGATCAGGGACGCTTGACTGTGCTCCAAATGATCAGCGGGGGATATAGGAATTCGCcttttttgaagttgaaaaTCAATAGGGAGACGCTCATACAGGACGCCTTGTTGCAG cttgaGATGATGGCTCAGGAAAGTCCTCAAGAGCTGAAAAAGCAACTCTTcatcgaattcgaaggcgaacaGGGTTTCGACGAGGGAGGCGTTCAAAAGGAATTCTTTCAATTGGTCATCGAAGAACTCTTCAATCCCAAATATG cgATGTTTAGTTTCGTCGAAGAGAGTCGCGAGTGTTGGTTCAATCCGACGTCTTTTGAAAACGACAGCGAATACATGCTCGTCGGAATAATGTTGGGCTTGGCGATATATAATCACGTCATTCTGGACCTTCGCTTTCCCATGACCGTCTATCGCAAATTGATGGGATATCCGGCGACGTTCGAAGACCTGAAAGCATTTCATCCG GTTCTATCCGCGAGTCTCGTTCAATTGCTTGAGTCAGATGAAAACGTTGAGGAGACGTTCATGTGCACGTTCAGTATCAATTACACGGACGTTTTGGGAACGGTTTTGACGTACGATTTGAAGGAGAATGGCAGCCAAATTCCCGTTACGAACGAGAATAGAGAA GAGTACGTTCGTCTTTACGCCGATTTCGTGCTGAATAAAATGATAGAGAAACAA TTTAGTGCATTTAAACGCGGATTTGATATGGTTGTAGATGAAAATCCACTGAGAGTTTGGTTCCAACCAAATGAACTTGAACTTTTAATTTGTGGCAGTGAG GACTTGAACTTTATGGCTCTAGAAGAATCGAGTCTATACGATGGAGGATTCACGAAAGATTCCCAAGTCATAAA atgGTTTTGGGAAATTGTGCACGGGTTCAGTgaaaagcagaagaaaaagttgctTAGTTTTGCAACTGGAAGTGACCGCGTTCCACTGGGAGGCCTTAGCAAGGTCAAATTTATTATTGCAAAAAATGGGGCGGACTCGGACAg
- the LOC136184702 gene encoding ribonucleoside-diphosphate reductase large subunit-like produces the protein MSSSLYVIKRDGRRENVHFDKITSRISKLCYGLSQEHVEPVSITMKVISGIYPGVTTVELDTLAAETAATMTTKHPDYAKLAARIAVSNLHKETKKQFSAVMEDLYAYVNPKNRKHCPMVSLETLEIVRKHSQRLDSAIVFDRDFNYQYFGFKTLEKSYLLKINGKVAERPQHMLMRVSVGIHGEDVESAIETYDLMSERWFTHASPTLFNAGTCRPQLSSCFLLSMADDSIEGIYDTLKMCSKISKSAGGIGLNVHCIRAKGSFIAGTNGVSNGLVPMLRVYNATARYVDQGGNKRPGAFAIYLEPWHADVMAFLDLKKNTGKEEDRARDLFFALWIPDLFMKRVEANGKWSLMCPDECPGLADVWGDEFEELYTRYEAEGRSRKVVSAQKLWFAILESQTETGTPYILYKDACNRKSNQQNIGTIKCSNLCTEVVQYSSPDEVAVCNLASLALPRFVTADREFDFEKLAEVTRVITRNLNKIIDINYYPVPEAERSNKRHRPIGIGVQGLADAFILMRYPFESEAAQKLNKQIFETIYFGALDASCQLAKEFGTYETYEGSPASKGILQHNMWGVPDPEGLHDWKRLRRDIETFGLRNSLLLAPMPTASTAQILGNNESIEPYTSNIYTRRVLSGEFQVVNQHLLKDLVDLGLWDVEGEMKQKLIAHNGSIQAIEGIPDELKELYKIVWEIPQKTLINMAADRGAFIDQSQSFNVFIAEPNFAKLTSMHFYGWKKGLKTGMYYLRTRPAASAIQFTVDRSVQKAAAKAVRSQNAALVMKTPTQSPKLEFTLKTPSPVIPGSKPRFAFARKTQQGQIDEEEKENDASQCAGEEGCLMCSA, from the exons ATGTCGTCTTCgctctacgtcatcaaaagaG ACGGTCGGCGCGAAAATGTCCATTTCGACAAGATCACGTCGCGAATATCGAAGCTGTGCTACGGATTGAGTCAGGAGCACGTCGAACcg GTGTCGATCACGATGAAAGTGATCAGCGGAATCTATCCGGGCGTCACGACCGTAGAACTCGACACTCTAGCCGCCGAAACGGCCGCcaccatgacgacgaagcaTCCCGACTACGCGAAATTGGCCGCTCGAATTGCCGTGAGCAATTTGCACaaggagacaaagaaacaatttAGCG ctGTTATGGAAGACTTGTATGCGTACGTCAATCCCAAGAACCGGAAGCACTGTCCTATGGTTTCCTTGGAGACGCTGGAAATTGTGAGAAAACATTCTCAG AGACTTGATTCTGCAATTGTATTTGATCGCGATTTCAATTATCAATACTTTGGATTTAAG ACATTGGAAAAATCCTATCTATTGAAAATCAACGGAAAAG TTGCCGAGCGTCCCCAGCACATGCTAATGCGCGTTTCCGTCGGCATCCACGGTGAAGACGTTGAAAGTGCAATTGAA ACGTATGATTTGATGTCAGAACGCTGGTTCACTCACGCATCGCCAACTCTTTTCAACGCGGGAACGTGCAGACCCCAACTGTCCAGCTGCTTCCTACTCTCAATGGCAGACGATAGCATTGAG GGCATCTACGACACGTTGAAAATGTGCTCCAAGATCTCCAAATCGGCGGGCGGAATCGGTCTCAACGTCCACTGCATTCGAGCGAAGGGAAGTTTCATTGCCGGCACGAATGGCGTGTCGAACGGTCTCGTACCCATGCTTCGCGTCTACAACGCGACAGCGCGCTACGTCGATCAGGGCGGCAACAAACGTCCCGGCGCATTTGCCATCTATTTGGAACCGTGGCACGCCGACGTCATGGCGTTCTtggatttgaaaaagaacacgggaaaggaggaggatcgcgcgcgcgatttGTTCTTCGCTCTCTGGATACCGGATCTCTTTATGAAACGCGTCGAAGCCAACGGGAAGTGGTCGCTCATGTGTCCGGACGAATGTCCGGGATTGGCCGACGTTTGGGGCGACGAATTCGAGGAATTATATACGAG ATATGAGGCGGAGGGGCGAAGCAGGAAAGTTGTCAGTGCTCAGAAGCTTTGGTTCGCTATATTGGAGTCTCAGACGGAGACGGGAACGCCTTATATTCTGTATAAGGATGCGTGCAATCGAAAGAGCAATCAGCAA AATATTGGCACGATAAAGTGTAGCAATTTGTGCACGGAAGTCGTTCAATACAGCAGCCCTGATGAA GTTGCCGTTTGCAATTTGGCTTCTCTTGCTTTGCCCAGATTCGTCACTGCAGATAGAGAGTTTGACTTCGAGAAATTGGCTGAAGTGACTAgg GTTATCACGAGAAATTTGAACAAGATTATTGACATCAACTATTATCCTGTCCCCGAA gCGGAACGCTCCAATAAGAGACATCGTCCAATAGGAATCGGCGTTCAGGGATTAGCCGACGCCTTCATTTTGATGAGATATCCATTCGAAAGTGAAGCGGCACAAAAACTCAACAAGCAAATCTTCGAGACAATCTACTTCGGAGCCTTGGAT GCTTCCTGCCAATTAGCCAAAGAATTTGGCACCTACGAAACATATGAAGGATCACCAGCAAGCAAAGGG ATTCTTCAGCACAACATGTGGGGCGTTCCAGATCCAGAGGGTCTTCACGATTGGAAGCGCTTGAGACGAGACATCGAAAc TTTTGGGCTTCGTAACAGCTTGCTTCTCGCTCCCAtgccgacggcgtcgacggctcaAATTCTCGGCAacaacgaatcgatcgagCCGTACACGAGCAACATATACACGCGTCGCGTTCTGTCCGGCGAATTTCAAGTCGTCAATCAGCACCTGCTCAAGGACTTGGTCGATTTGGGACTGTGGGACGTCGAAGGGGAAATGAAGCAGAAACTCATCGCACACAACGGATCCATACAG GCAATCGAAGGCATTCCAGACGAATTGAAAGAGCTCTACAAAATCGTTTGGGAAATTCCCCAGAAGACGTTGATCAACATGGCGGCGGATCGCGGCGCTTTTATCGATCAAAGCCAGTCGTTCAACGTCTTCATTGCCGAGCCGAATTTCGCGAAATTGACGAGCATGCATTTCTACGGATGGAAAAAG GGATTGAAGACGGGTATGTATTATCTTCGTACTCGtccggcggcgtcggcgattcAATTCACCGTCGATCGGTCCGTTCAGAAGGCGGCGGCCAAAGCCGTCCGCAGTCAAAACGCGGCTCTCGTGATGAAGACGCCGACGCAGAGTCCCAAATTGGAATTCACGCtcaaaacgccgtcgcccgTCATTCCCGGCTCGAAACCGCGGTTCGCCTTCGCGAGGAAAACTCAGCAGGGGCAGAttgacgaggaggagaaggagaacgacgCGTCGCAGTGCGCCGGTGAGGAGGGGTGTCTTATGTGCAGCGCTTGA
- the LOC136194324 gene encoding CDK5 and ABL1 enzyme substrate 2-like, with the protein MIAVRKGSNARRAEARAFLLGISLDGSTNRLDATRPAPRIKAANDFRLPIATRSLSLTESVDPRRTRRAKSHSFDANVVDPEVTPSLAEFKFVRSLDDAKNRLRGNRVVLTQGGHPVSIFSSLRYVDDKKASAEKNPPVSIAGNTSVVIEGINVSSRGGKSVISYDYLLTRTWGAMATMMSDHHPGGELSPISCNYTFGYDGLMLDDPEMVSGKHKKVMTVCGYRFSVLEYAKPAQIKRNLNQQFRDRFPHVHLTLSKLRSIKRSLAKVGAKFQLDLGVIALGYVYYELFVYKGKVNKTNRKIAAGCCLLLAAKMCDIRKAHVRLLMDCLVDVLHVSHRDLLIYEFPVLVALEFCLHVPPDKVRAHCEHLGEYSLYL; encoded by the coding sequence ATGATAGCCGTTCGTAAAGGAtccaatgcgagacgagcCGAAGCGCGCGCCTTTCTACTGGGCATATCTCTCGACGgttcgacgaatcgtctcgacgcgacgcgtccAGCGCCTCGAATCAAAGCCGCGAACGATTTCCGTCTTCCCATAGCAACGCGTTCGCTTTCTCTGACCGAAAGCGTCGATCCGCGACGCACGCGACGCGCCAAATCGCattcgttcgacgcgaacgtcgtcgatccggaAGTGACGCCATCACTAGCAGAATTCaaattcgttcgttcgctaGACGACGCAAAGAATCGCCTACGCGGAAATCGCGTCGTATTGACCCAAGGCGGACATCCCGTATCGATATTCTCATCGCTTCgctacgtcgacgacaagaagGCGAGCGCGGAAAAAAATCCGCCCGTTTCCATAGCGGGAAATACGTCAGTTGTCATAGAAGGAATTAACGTTAGTAGCAGGGGCGGAAAATCGGTTATTTCCTATGATTATCTATTGACGCGCACGTGGGGTGCCATGGCAACAATGATGTCAGATCATCATCCCGGTGGCGAAttgtcgccgatttcgtgcAATTACACGTTCGGCTATGATGGGCTCATGCTAGACGACCCGGAAATGGTCAGCGGTAAGCACAAGAAAGTCATGACGGTTTGTGGCTATCGTTTCTCTGTGTTGGAGTACGCGAAACCGGCGCAAATCAAGCGGAATTTGAATCAGCAATTTCGCGATCGTTTTCCGCACGTCCACTTGACGTTGAGCAAATTGCGCAGCATCAAGAGATCTCTGGCGAAAGTCGGCGCGAAATTTCAACTCGATTTGGGCGTCATCGCGCTTGGCTACGTCTATTACGAATTGTTCGTCTATAAGGGAAAGGTGAATAAGACGAATCGGAAAATTGCCGCCGGATGTTGTCTTCTATTGGCGGCGAAAATGTGCGACATACGTAAAGCGCACGTGCGTCTGCTGATGGAttgtctcgtcgacgtgcttCACGTTTCTCATCGGGATTTATTGATCTATGAGTTTCCCGTATTGGTTGCTTTGGAGTTTTGCCTTCACGTGCCTCCGGATAAGGTGAGAGCTCATTGCGAGCATCTCGGAGAGTATTCATTATATTTGTAA
- the LOC136190836 gene encoding uncharacterized protein: MSALIDKRWESIVRDQFDDLVQVLDPYSFLDRLFRKKLVTKEEYHRLRSMPSREEKSRALLSDILPRKGETSYDQFVTILRETEGQEHVVKVLGGERKTSAAGEEEKKELVKKLAESEKKLAETEKKHAESEKKHEESEKKRADSEKKHAKSELTNIGLRNKIGRWNGGHLKWKQFEPNMPLFGCLPLGCVAEINGMIHVGWENRMFQLKEGAWKGEKHRLGFLIGSVFECEGKGYVMEGGGVIGGQCKRIHEWKSETRDLELLTEIPHEYQFYNRSAIGHNGSIYLVGGKWGSDRVDCFDINKGEWEPIKKMKNGRCWCSLAVIDDKMFVGGGKGAGNSVECFLMKEQKWIDINPTTKYKCQLSSWNGKLVATGGFESSDCVELYDELSGDWLPLPSMNEGRHLHGACETKDNQLVVVGGWGAKNSLECLKL; encoded by the exons ATGTCTGCATTGATCGACAAACGATGGGAATCGATTGTCCGAGAccaattcgacgatctcgttcAAGTTCTCGATCCTTACTCTTTCCTCGATCGTCTCTTTCGCAAGAAACTCGTCACCAAAGAGGAATATCACCGTCTTCGCTCGATGCcgtcgagagaagagaaatctCGCGCGCTACTCAGCGATATTTTGCCGCGGAAGGGAGAGACGTCTTACGATCAATTTGTGACGATTCTGCGAGAGACCGAAGGACAGGAACACGTCGTCAAAGTTCTAG gaggagagagaaaaacgtcggcggcgggagaagaggagaagaaagaattggTGAAAAAGCTTGCCGAATCGGAGAAGAAACTTGCGGAAACAGAGAAGAAGCATGCGGAATCGGAAAAGAAGCACGAGGAGTCGGAGAAGAAGCGTGCGGATTCAGAGAAGAAGCATGCGAAATCGGAATTGACTAATATTGGATTGAGAAATAAG ATTGGACGATGGAATGGGGGTCATCTCAAATGGAAACAATTCGAACCAAACATGCCTCTCTTTGGTTGTTTGCCACTTGGATgtgtggctgaaatcaatggaatgaTACATGTTGGTTGGGAGAATAGAATGTTTCAGTTGAAGGAGGGAGCGTGGAAGGGAGAGAAGCATCGTCTGGGTTTTCTCATAGGGagtgtctttgaatgtgaagggaaaggataTGTCATGGAGGGGGGCGGGGTCATTGGGGGACAATGCAAGAGAATTCatgaatggaaaagtgaaacgagaGATTTGGAATTATTAACTGAAATACCACATGAATATCAATTCTATAACAGATCAGCAATTGGACACAATGGGAGCATTTATCTTGTGGGAGGGAAATGGGGGAGTGATcgagttgattgttttgatattaataagGGAGAATGGGaaccaataaagaaaatgaagaatggACGGTGCTGGTGTTCATTGGCTGTGattgatgataaaatgtTTGTTGGAGGAGGGAAAGGGGCGGGGaattcagttgaatgttttttGATGAAGGAACAAAAGTGGATTGATATCAATCCAACTACAAAGTACAAGTGTCAATTGTCCTCATGGAATGGAAAACTTGTCGCAACAGGAGGATTTGAAAGTAGCGATTGTGTTGAATTGTATGATGAATTATCCGGGgattggcttccattgccatCAATGAATGAGGGACGACATCTCCATGGTGCATGTGAAACAAAGGACAATCAATTAGTTGTAGTGGGGGGATGGGGTGCAAAGAACTCACTTGAATGTTTGAAATTGTAA
- the LOC136194364 gene encoding uncharacterized protein, translating to MDSSAAQVETEHVHRVYDDIAFHFSHTRYKPWPKIAEFLAALPSGSFVADIGCGNGKYIGCPVRAGVFIHGSDRCRELLEIARSRDHEVLVCDNLLLPYKDNCFDAVLSIAVIHHFASKQRRREAIEELARVLAPKGKMIIYVWAMEQQRKKFDSQDVFVPWHLQRQFNRKEEEDATKDSKSCFSHTYQRYYHVFKEGELRDLIESIPHLQIIQDYYDHENWCIVAEKIA from the exons ATGGATTCCTCTGCAGCACAAGTCGAAACAGAACATGTGCATCGCGTTTACGACGACATAGCCTTTCATTTTAGTCACACACGCTACAAGCCGTGGCCTAAAATCGCCGAATTTCTCGCTGCATTGCCATCGGGCAGCTTCGTAGCTGACATCG GTTGCGGCAATGGAAAGTACATCGGATGTCCCGTTCGCGCCGGCGTTTTTATTCACGGATCGGATCGGTGTCGCGAATTGCTCGAAATTGCTCGCTCGCGTGACCACGAAGTCCTAGTTTGCGACAATCTCCTTCTACCCTACAAAGATAACTGCTTCGATGCCGTCCTATCCATAGCCGTTATTCATCATTTCGCATcgaaacaacgacgacgcgaagccATCGAAGAACTAGCACGAGTCCTCGCtccaaaaggaaaaatgaTTATTTACGTATGGGCAATGGAAcaacagagaaaaaag TTTGATAGTCAGGATGTATTTGTACCGTGGCACCTACAACGCCAGTTCAAtagaaaagaggaagaagacgccaCCAAAGATTCAAAATCATGCTTTTCTCACACGTACCAGCGTTACTACCACGTATTCAAAGAAGGCGAACTAAGAGATCTGATCGAGTCGATACCTCATCTACAAATAATCCAGGACTATTACGATCACGAGAACTGGTGCATAGTAGCAGAAAAAATAGCATAG